Proteins encoded together in one Lathyrus oleraceus cultivar Zhongwan6 chromosome 5, CAAS_Psat_ZW6_1.0, whole genome shotgun sequence window:
- the LOC127078365 gene encoding nuclear transcription factor Y subunit C-1 gives MENNNNNHNEHQQTQYPTPQPTAGTPPPFQHLLQQQQQQLQMFWSYQRQEIEHVNDFKNHQLPLARIKKIMKADEDVRMISAEAPILFAKACELFILELTIRSWLHAEENKRRTLQKNDIAAAITRTDIFDFLVDIVPRDEIKDEATIVGATASGVPYYYPPMGQPAGMMIGRPAVDPATGVYVQPPSQAWQSVWQTGADDGSYAAAAGGGTSGHHNVDG, from the coding sequence ATGgagaacaacaacaacaaccacaacgaACACCAACAAACCCAATATCCAACACCGCAACCCACGGCGGGCACTCCCCCGCCATTCCAACACCTCTtacagcaacaacaacaacagctCCAAATGTTCTGGTCCTACCAAAGACAAGAAATCGAACATGTCAACGACTTCAAAAACCACCAACTTCCATTAGCACGCATTAAGAAAATCATGAAAGCCGACGAAGACGTTCGCATGATCTCCGCTGAAGCACCTATCCTTTTCGCTAAAGCTTGCGAGCTTTTCATTCTCGAACTCACCATTCGTTCTTGGCTTCATGCTGAAGAGAATAAACGACGAACCCTGCAGAAAAACGACATCGCTGCTGCTATTACGCGAACTGatatttttgattttttggtTGATATTGTTCCGAGAGATGAGATTAAAGATGAAGCTACCATTGTTGGCGCTACTGCTAGTGGTGTTCCTTATTATTATCCTCCTATGGGGCAACCTGCGGGGATGATGATTGGTCGTCCGGCGGTTGATCCGGCTACTGGTGTTTATGTTCAGCCTCCTTCTCAGGCTTGGCAGTCCGTTTGGCAGACTGGTGCTGATGATGGCTCTTATGCTGCTGCGGCCGGTGGTGGTACTAGTGGTCACCACAATGTCGATGGCTAG